AGCTGGAGCACGTCCATCCGCTCTTCGAGCGTCAGCACCTCCTCGGCCAGGTCGTCGCTCCCTAAAAGCACCGCCGAGTACGAGAGGTCGATGAGCAGCTCCGCGGTGTCTTTCATCTCCGCGAGCAGTTCCTTGACGCTCGCGGGTTCGTACTCGACCGCGCCGGGGGCGTCCATGCCCCGGCCTTGCATGGCTCCGGAGAAAAGCGTTGCCCGCCGCCGTCCAAGACGCCGGTCGCGGCCGTCCCCACCGCGGTCCCAACGCCTTTGCGACCGCGCGTGCCACCTCTTCACATGGCACTCGACACCGACGCCGTCGAGGCGGTGGCGTTCGACTCCTACGGGACGCTCGTCGACCCCGGATCGGTGACGGACGCGCTCGGCGAGCACGTCGACGACCCCGAACTGGTCGCCGAGCGCTGGCGGACCCGGTCGCTGGAGTACGCCTTCGTCGCCACGTCGACCGGCGAGTACGACACCTTCTACGAGCTGAACCGCCACGCGCTGCGGCAGGCGCTTCACACCGTCGATGCCGACCTCTCGGCCGACGAGCGCGACGAGGTGCTCGCGGCCTACCACGACCTGACCGTCTTCGACGACGTCCGGCCCGGGATGGAGCGGCTCGCCGACGCCGGCTACGACCTGTACGTGCTCTCGAACGGGAACCCCGAGATGCTCGACTCGATGGCCGACAGCGTCGGTCTCGACGGGCTCGTCGAGGAGTACGTCAGCGCCGACGAGATCCGCCGGTTCAAGCCGGCACCCGAGATCTACGAGCACGGCGCGGAGCGCATCGGCGTGCCGCCCGAGCGCGTCGCGTTCGTCGCGGCGGGCTGGTGGGACGTACCGGGCGCGCTCCACGCCGGGATGCAGGGTGTCTGGGTGAACCGGGCGGACGACATCTGGGGCCCCTACGAGGTCGAACCGGACCTGACCGTGGCGGCGTTCGACGAACTGGCCGACGAACTCGACGCGTAGTCGCTGGCCCCGTCGCTGTCCGCCGGCGTACCGACGTGTCGCGGTCCCTGCCGTGATCGTTCGTTGGCTCACGCGGGAGCTGACGCGGGAAACGATAATGCTTTTCCGGGATGGTGAGCAACTCTCACGGTATGTCCGACGAGCTGAAGAAGGGGCTTGAGGGTGTGCTTGTCGCGGAGTCCGGGCTGAGCCACATCGACGGCGACGAGGGTCGTCTCGTCTACCGCGGCTACGCCATCGAGGACCTGGCACGGGAGGCGAGCTACGAGGAGGTCCTCTACCTGCTCTGGCACGGCCACCTCCCGGACGCGGGGGAGCTCGCCACGTTCGCCGACGAGATGGCGGCCGAGCGCGAGGTCGACGACGGCGTGCTGGCGACCGTCCGGGAGCTCGCCGAGCAGGACGAGGACCCGATGGCCGCGCTCCGGACCGCGGTGTCGATGCTCTCTGCCTACGACCCGGACGACTCCGACCACGCGCCGGACGACCGGGAAGCCAACCTCCGGAAGGGCCGCCGGCTCACCGCGAAGATCCCGACGATCCTCGCAGCGTACAACCGGATCCGGAACGGGCAAGAGCCCGTCGCACCCCGGGAGGACCTCGACCACGCCGCGAACTTCCTCTACATGCTGAACGGCGAGGAGCCCGACGACGTGCTCGCCGAGACGTTCGACATGGCGCTGGTGCTCCACGCCGACCACGGCCTGAACGCCTCGACGTTCGCCGCGATGGTCACCTCCAGCACGCTCGCGGACCTGCACAGCGCCGTCACCTCCGCCATCGGGACGCTGTCGGGCGGCCTGCACGGCGGCGCGAACCAGAACGTGATGCGGATGCTGAAGGAGGTCGACGACAGCGACAAGGAGCCGGTGACGTGGGTCGAGGACGCGCTAGACGAGGGTCGGCGCGTCCCCGGCTTCGGCCACCGCGTGTACAACGTCAAGGACCCCCGCGCGAAGATCCTCGGCGAGGAGTCCGAGGCGCTCGGCGAGGCCGCCGGCGACACGAAGTGGTACGAGTACAGCGTCGCCATCGAGGAGTACATGGCCGAGGAGAAAGGCATCGCGCCCAACGTCGACTTCTACTCCGCCTCGACGTACTACCAGATGGGCATCCCGATCGACATCTACACCCCCATCTTCGCGATGAGCCGCGCCGGCGGCTGGATCGCTCACGTGCTCGAACAGTACGAGGACAACCGCCTCATCCGGCCGCGCGCCCGGTACGTCGGTGCCGAGAGCGAGGAGTTCGTCCCGGTCGACGAGCGCTGATACGGTCGATACTTTTCCGATCCGCGACCCTGTGGGATACTCCCACATCACACACACCTCCGTTCGGGACGCGCCCGGTAACCGGCTACTACCCCGGATCCCGAAACGTTTCAAAACCGCTTCTTGCGTACGCTGTCGGTTGGTATCGACCGTAATCGAGTATTACTGCAGCCGAACGATGCGGCCGCGATCGACGACGAAGTAAGCATCAACTACTCGCCACGTCGTCGCACTAGCCGCCGTATAACCAAGTCCGTCAAGCCGCTTGTGGTGAACCGGGGGAGGGGGAAGAGTCCCGGACGCGGACGCGACGCAACCAACCATGAGCACGAACACGCCGACAACCGATTCGGGGTCGCCTGGGGAGGAACTACACGCCGTTACCGTGGCGAACGACGGGGAGCCGGACGAGTGTACGCTCTACCCGCGAGGGAGCACCGGTCTCGACCGGATGTCGACGTGGATCACGGCCGAGGGCGGGGCGTTCGTCGACCTCGACTCGGTCAGGTAGTCCGTGTGACTCCGTGCCGAACGACGCCCGACGGACGGGCGTCGGACGGGCGCACGACGCCGATTTGATCCCGACGCTGTCGTCCGGTTTCACTTTCACCCTACACACCTGAGCTTTATGCTTCATCCCGTGCCTCCGTAGGACGCACGCCACACGCACCGTGCATTCCCCTCTCCCCTTTGGCCACCGCATCCCCAGTCGCGTCGCCGTCGGTCACACAGTTTCCTAAATCATTAACCACGCGGAGCAGAAGGCTCGACCATGCTCGATATTTCGGACGTTCGCGAGGCCCGCGAACGGGTGTCCGAGACGGCACGCCGGACGCCGCTCGACTACTCCCACACCTTCTCGACGATGACCGGTGCGGAGGTGTCCCTGAAACTGGAGAACTTCCAGCGGACGGGGTCGTTCAAGATCCGCGGGGCGACGAACCGGATCAAGACGCTTACGGACGCCGAAAAAACTGCGGGCGTCGTCACGGCCAGCGCGGGCAACCACGCGCAGGGCGTCGCGCTTGCCGCCTCGCGGGTCGGGGTCGACTCGAAGATCGTCATGCCGGAGAACGCGCCGATCTCCAAGATCAAGGCGACGCGGAGCTACGGCGCTGAGGTGGTGCTCCACGGCGCGGACTACGACGAGGCGGCCGAGCGCGCCCACGAGATAGAGCGCGCGGAGGACCGGACGTACGTCCACGCGTTCGACGACGAGATGGTGATGGCCGGTCAGGGGACGATCGGCCTGGAGATCGTCGAGGACTGCCCGGAGGTCGACACCGTCGTCGTCCCCATCGGCGGCGGCGGGCTGATCAGCGGTATCGCCACCGCGGTCAAGGCGTACGACCCCGAGATCCGGGTGGTCGGCGTACAGGCCGAAGGGGCATCCTCCGTCGCCACCTCGCTGCAGAAGGGCGCGATCCACGAACTCGACGCCGTCGACACGATCGCGGACGGTATCGCCACCCGGAGCGTCGGCGAACGCCCGTTCGAGGTGATCCAGGAGCGCGTCGACGAGGTCGCCACGGTGCCCGACGGCGACATCGCCATGGCGATCACCCATCTGCTCGAACGCTCGAAGACGATGGTGGAGGGCGCGGGTGCGGTCCCGCTGGCGGCGGTGCTGGAGGGCCACCTCGACTACGACGAGGACGAGGTCATCGTCCCCGCGCTCTGTGGCGGGAACATCGACCTGAACATGCTAACGACGGTGATCATGCGCGGCCTGGTTGAGACCGGCCGGTACCTGAAGGTGCGCACCGTCCTGGAGGACCAGCCCGGATCCCTTGAGAACCTGCTCGAAGTCATCGCCGACATGCGCGCGAACATCTACGCCATCCAGCACGACCGCACCTCCCGGGAGATCGGCATGAGCGACACGGAGGTCGAACTCGACCTGGAGACCCGCGGTCCCGAGCACGTCGACCGCTTGCTGGCGGAGCTGCGGGACCAGGGGTACGAGGTCGACGTGCTGGTGTAGCCGTCGGCCGCCGAAGCTACTGACCTTTAAGTCCCCACCGGCCGACGGTTTCGGCATGAAACGCGTCATCGAGACACCCGACGCCCCCGCCGCAGTGGGCGCGTACAGTCAGGGAACGACGGACGGATCGATCGTCTTTACCGCGGGCCAGATCCCCATGACGGCCGACGGCGACCTGCTCGACGACGAGTCAATCACCGTCCAGACGCGGCAGGCGCTGGAGAACGTCTCGGCTATCCTCGAGGAGGAGGGCGCGACGGTCGAGGACGCCCTGAAGGTGACGGTGTACATGGACGACATCGACGACTTCGACGAGATGAACGAGGCGTACAAGGAGTACTTCCTCGACAACCCGCCCGCCAGAAGCGCCGTCGAGGTCGCCGCCCTGCCGAAGGGCGTCGGCGTCGAGATCGAGGCGATCGCCACGCTCGATTGACCGCGACGCCCGCCGCCCGGAGCGACGCAGCATGAGACCTCGTGTCAAGTCCAGCCTCCTCTGGGGCGTCGTCGGTGCGCTCGCCTTCCTCGTGCTGTATCAGGGGTACCTGCTGTTCGACGGGGAGGGGGTTCCGGTGCCCGCGGTCGCGGCCGTCGCGGTCGCGGTCGCGACGGGGGCGACTACCCTCTCCTATCTCGGGGAGGGCTGGCTGGCCGGACGGAACGGAAGGGTTTAAACGGTCCTCCCGATTACACCCGAGTGCGTGCCAGGATGGCCGAACGGCAAGGCGCACGCCTGGAAAGCGTGTTCCCTTTCGGGATTCTGGGTTCAAATCCCAGTCCTGGCGTTTCCTCGACCGTAATCCGAACGCGGAGCGACTGCAACGGATAGGCCTCTCGTCGGTGGGCCTCTAGTCCCGGCGTTTTCGTATCGACAAAATATCGTCCCGGACAGCGGCGGCCGGCGCTGTCCGTCGGTGACGGCCCGGCCGTCGCGGCGGTTGCGGGTCGACGGGACGGCCGGCGACGGGGTGCGTGGAGCGTGTGAACTATGCGGTGGCCGCAGGTGTCGCCGGACGGTCCCGTCGGCGTGGTCGGGCCGGCGCGGTCACGGTCGAACCTCGACCGGGTTCTCGACCGCGATCCACTGCCCGGCACGCGCCGGGTCCCGGATCTCGAACCACCCGCTTTCGCAGACGACGGCTTCGCAGTTGTCGGTCATACCCACCGGGTGACTTGGTCCGTCACCCGGCCGTGGCTACGGTCGAACCCACCTTCAGTACACGCCGAATAACGACGCGACGCGCCCCGAAGGCCCCGACTACCGCCGAACGCGGGAGTTTTCCCCCAGCAGGACCGACGGGTGGTCATGTGTGGTCGCTACAGCCTGTTCGCCCCGCGAGAGGACGTGGCCGACCTGCTCGGCGTCGACCCCGGGGCGGCGACGGCGGTCGAACCGCGGTACAACATGGCCCCCGGTCAGGACCTCCCCGTCGTGCGCGACGCCGCCGCCGACCGCGTCGAACGCCTTCGCTGGGGGCTGGTACCCCCCTGGGCCGACGACGACGGGTCGGGACTGATCAACGCCCGAGCGGAGACCGTCGCGGACAAGCCGAGCTTTCGGGACGCGTTCGCACAGTCCCACGCGGCCGACGGCCCGCGGGCCGGGCGGTGTCTCGTTCCCGCTGACGGGTTCTACGAGTGGGTCGAAACCGACGGCGGGAAACGGCCCTACCGCGTCGCGTTCGAGGACGACCGGCCGTTCCTGATGGCCGGCCTCTGGGCGACGTGGGAGACCGAAGTGGAACAGGTGGGTCTCGACGCGTTCGGCGACGGCGACCCGGAGACGGAGACACGACGCGTCGACTCCTTCACCGTCGTCACGACCGAACCGAACGACCTCGTCGCCGACCTCCACCACCGGATGGCGGTCATCCTCGACGACGACGCGGCCGAGCGGTGGCTCACCGCCGACCCCGACGACGCGCTCGACCTGCTCGACACGTATCCGGCCGACGAGATGCGTGCCTACCCGGTGTCGACCGCCGTCAACGACCCGTCGAACGACTCGCCGGCGCTCGTCGAACCCGCCGACTAGACACATATAAAGAGCGGCGGCGGCTCCGGATCACCCGTGGTAGCGCCGCGGTACCGAATGACATGGTGCTACCCACCGAACGGCTCCCTGCTTGCGATTAAACGGAACAGTAAGTTACGGCGCGCTGTCGTCGATCGGATCGACAACACAATCTTTATATAGAATCACATTCATACTTCGAGGTGACTATGAGCCAGCGAATGCAGCAGGGGCAGCCGATGATCGTAATGAGCGAGGAGTCCCAGCGCGTCAAGGACCAGGACGCGCAGAACTACAACATCTCCGCGGCGCGTGCGGTGGCGGAGGCGGTTCGCTCCACGCTCGGCCCGAAAGGAATGGACAAGATGCTCGTCGACTCGATGGGTGACGTGACCATCACGAACGACGGCGTCACCATCCTCCAGGAGATGGACATCGACAACCCGACGGCCGAGATGATCATCGAGGTCGCCGAGACACAGGAGGACGAGGCCGGTGACGGCACCACGACGGCCGTCGCCATCGCCGGTGAGCTCCTGAAGAACGCCGAGGACCTCCTCGAACAGGACATCCACCCGACGGCGATCATCCGCGGGTTCCACCTCGCAAGCGAGCAGGCCCGCGAGGAGGTCAACAACGTCGCCGAGGACGTCGACGCCGACGACGAGGAGCTGCTCCGCTCCGTCGCCGAGACGTCGATGACCGGCAAGGGCGCGGAGCTGAACAAGGAGCATCTCTCCCAGCTCATCGTCGACGCCGTCTCGGCAGTCACCGTCGACGACACGCCCGACCTGGAGTTCCTCAACATCGAGACCCAGACCGGCCGCTCGGCCGGCGAGTCCGAGCTGATCAACGGCGGCACCGTCAGCAAGGACCCCGTCCACGACGACATGCCCACGTCCGTCGAGGACGCCGACGTCCTCCTGCTCGACCAGGCCATCGAGGTCGAGGAGACCAACGTCGACACCGAGGTCTCCGTGACGGACCCCGACCAGCTCCAGCAGTTCCTCGACCAGGAGGAGGAGCAGCTCAAGGAGAAGGTCGACAAGATCGCCGCCTCCGGCGCTGACGTCGTCTTCTGCCAGAAGGGCATCGACGACCTCGCCCAGCACTACCTCGCGAAGGAGGGCATCCTCGCCGTCCGCCGCGCGAAGAAGTCCGACATCGAGTTCCTCAAGGAGGTCGTCGGCGCGAACATCGTCTCCGACCTCAACAGCCTCTCCGCGGACGACCTCGGCTTCGGCGACGTGACCCGCGACGCCGAGGACGAGCTGTTCTACGTCACGGGCGAGGACACCCACGGCGTGACGCTCATCCTCCGCGGCTCGACCGACCACGTGGTCGACGAGCTGGAGCGCGGCGTCAACGACGCGCTCGACGTCGTCGCCCAGACCGTCTCCGACGGCCGCGTCGTCGCCGGCGGCGGTGCCATCGAGGTCGAGGTCGCCAGCCGCCTGCGCGACTTCGCCGACGGCGTCGAGGGCCGCGAGCAGCTGGCCGTCGAGGCGTTCGCCGACTCGCTGGAGCTCGTCCCGCGCGTCCTCGCCGAGAACGCCGGGCTGGACTCCATCGACACGCTCGTCGACCTGCGCGCCGACCACGAGGCCGGCGACGTCCGCGCGGGCCTGAACGTGTTCTCCTCCAGCGTCGAGGACACCTTTGACGCCGGCGTCGTCGAGCCCGCACACGCCAAGGAGCAGGCGCTCTCGTCTGCCACCGAGGCCGCGAACCTCGTGCTCAAGATCGACGACATCATCTCCGCCGGCGACCTCTCGACCGACAAGGAGGACGACGAGGCCGGCGGCCCCGGCGGTGCCGGCGGCATGGGCGGCATGGGCGGCGGCATGGGCGGCATGATGTAAACTCGGCTCACACCGACTACATCACCCCCTGACTGCTGTTCCGTTCGCTCACCGATCTGTTGCGATCCGATTTTTCCCGCGGTACCGATGGCCCGTACGTCGGAGACTTAACGGTCGGTACTGCGTCGGCGATGTCGCTGCGCGATGCCTGTCACGACAACGTGGCCGGGAGCGCGTGCCGCGAACGGACGTGAGCGGCCGCGCGAGGACGCGGAACGCGGCTGGGACTCCAGCGCGTGTCGGCCGCCGAGGCCGACCGCGCAACACAGGCTGTCCTGGTGGATAACGAAGGGCGAGCGAGGCGCTTCCCAAGCGCCGAGCGAGGGCTTTACCGTCGGCTGTACGTCTACGAAGGATCTCGGCACCAGAGGTGCCGAGTCCTTCGGGCCGGTACAGCCGGCGGTATTAGTCCTGGATATCCAGTTCGAACTGCTCGTTCTCGCTGGCGGCGTCCAGTACGACGCTGGTGTTGCTCTCGTTGATGTCCGGGTCCGTCAGCAGTTTCTTGATCTGGGCGTTCATCCCGTCGGTGTCCTGGAACTTGCCGATGGCGATGATGTCGTAGTTGCCGGTGACCTCGTACACGCTTATCATCTGCTTGTGGCCCTCGAGCCGGCCGGTGATGTCCGGGAGGGCGTTCCCCTCGACTTTCAGCTGGATGATCGCCGTCACGTCGTAGCCGAGCGCGCTGTAGTCGACGACCGGTGTGTACCCGTCGATGACGCCCTCCTCCTCCAGGTCCGAGAGGTGGTTCGACACCGTCGTCACCGAGACGTCCAGTTCCTCGCCGAGGCTCCGCAGGCTCGCGCGACCGTCGTTCAAAAGTGCATTCACTAGCTCCGCGTCGAGATTTTCGTACGTCATTACTTCGGGGGTCGTTCTCCAGGCATTAGAATTTAACGAATATCCAATTTCATCCGTATAGGGGAAGAATTGCGCAGAGGGACAGGACTTTAGTAGTAGGCATATTTGACTACGGTGACGAGAAAGATGACAACCGGAAATCTTGCAGACGAGGCCGATGGCCTCACCGAGGCGGAGGAAGCGGTGTTAGAGGAGATCGAGGAGGAGAACGTCAAGTTCGTCCGGCTGCAGTTCACCGACATCACCGGCACGGTCAAGAACGTCTCCATCCCGGCGGGGCAGGTCGAGAAAGCGTTCAAAGAGGGCATCTGGTTCGACGGCTCCTCGATCGAGGGGTTCGTCCGGATCCAGGAGTCGGACATGCGCCTCGAACCCGACCCCGAGACGTTCGCGGTCCTCCCGTGGCGGACCGACGACAACGCGGCCAGCGCCCGTCTCATCTGTGACGTGGCAAACACCGACGGGACGCCGTTCGAGGGCGGCCCACGGCAGGTCCTGAAAAGCGTCATTGAGCGCGCCGAGTCGATGGGCTACGAGATCTCCATCGGTCCCGAGCCGGAGTTCTTCCTGTTCGAGAAGGACGAGCACGGGAAGGCGACGACAAATCCCCACGACTCCGGCGGCTACTTCGACCTCGCGCCCAAGGACCTCGCGTCCGACGTGCGCCGCGAGATCATCTTCACGCTGGAGGACATGGGCTTCGAGATCGAGGCCAGCCACCACGAGGTCGCCGAGGGCCAACACGAGATCAACTTCAAGTACGACGACGCGCTGGGCACGGCCGACAACATCGCGACGTTCCGCGCGGTCGTCCGCGCCGTCGCCGAGCAGCACGACCTGCACGCGACGTTCATGCCCAAGCCGATCGGCGAGATCAACGGCTCCGGCATGCACAGCCACATCTCGCTGTTCGACGAGGACGGCAACGCCTTCGCCGACGACGACGACGAGTTCAACCTCTCGGAGCTCGCGTACAACTTCATGGGCGGCGTCCTGAACCACGCCCAGGCGTTCACGGCCGTCACGAACCCGACCGTCAACTCCTACAAGCGCCTCGTCCCCGGTTACGAGGCCCCGGTGTACATCGCGTGGTCCGACGTGAACCGCTCGGCGCTGATCCGCGTCCCCGACGCGGCCGGCACGAGCGCCCGGTTCGAGATCCGCAGCCCGGACCCGTCGTGTAACCCCTACCTCGCGTACGCCGCGGTCATCTCCGCCGGCCTGGAGGGCATCGAGAACGACGCCGACCCCGGCGACCCGGTCCGCGAGGACATCTACGAGTTCGACGACGAGAAGCGGGAGGAGTACGGCATCGAGACGCTCCCCCCGAACCTCGGCGCGGCCGTCGACGCCCTGGAGGAGGACGAGGTCATCACCGAAGCGCTGGGCGACCACGTCAGCGAGAAGTTCGCCGAGGCGAAGAACGCCGACTACGCGGACTACAAGACCCACGTCAGCTCGTGGGAGGAGGAGAAGTACCTGGAGAAGTTCTAACTCGGCCGACCTACGCTTTTTTCGTCCGGACGACTGCACCGGGTGCGACGATGATACCGCCGACGCCCAGCGCCGCCACCGCGACGACTGCCACCCGCGGCAGCGGGACGACGAGCCAGAGCGCCGCGACCGCACCGAGCACAGCGGCCGTGACGAGCGCGTAGCCGACGCCGACGGTCGATCGGGGCCACGGCTCCGCCGGGACCGCCACGAGGTGCCACGCGGCCAGCGCGCCGGCGGCCGCGCCGAACGCTGCGAGCGGGTCCGTCGCGCCGCCGCTGACCGCGACCGCGACGACCCCCGCGACCGTCGCCGCGCCGAACGCGAGCGCCGGCCCGTCCTCGACGCGGTCGACGGCGGCCGCTATCCCCGCCAAATACGCCGCGCCGACGGCCACGCCGGCGACCACGTCGACCAGGTAGTGGACGCCAAGCACCAGCCGCGAGAGGGAGATGACGACGACCAGCCCCCCTGCGGCGGCGAACCGCTGCCGGCGGGTTCCCACGTCGGTCCACAGGGCCAGCGCGCCCCACACTGCGGCGCTGCCGACCGCGTGGCCGCTCGGGAAGCCGTAGCTCTCGGCGCTGACGGTCTCGGCGTACACCGGTTCGAACGCGGCCGGCACCGCCGCCGGTAGCGCTGGCGGCGCGACTGGGGGCCGGGGGAGCGCGAAGGCGTGCTTGAGCGCCAGCGTCAGCGCCACCGCGCCGAGCGCGACCCCGACGATCCGGGCGGCGCGGTCGCGGTCCCAGTACCAGTACAGCAGTGAGAGGATCAGGACGTACAGCCAGATGTCGCCCAGCTGGGTCACCAGCGCGAAGGCGGCCGCGACGCTCTCGGGCAGCAGTTCGCGGAGGGCGTCGACCGCCGCGCCACCGCGGCTCATGAGCGCCAGTCGCCGACCGCGTTCCGCAGGCGACCGGGCAGGCCGAGCACCGAAAGTCCCGCGCCCACCAGCATCATCAGGACGTAGAGGCCGAGCGTCGACAGCCAGACGACGAGCATGGCGAGGATCGCCCAGCCGCCCGACAGCAGGTAGAACGCGCCGATCGTCATCGCGGTGCCGTACAGCAGGACGAGGTACGGCCCCCAGCCGCGGGCGTGGCCCCGTCGGACCCGCCTGCGGACGTACCGTTTCAGGTCGTGCTCTATCTCCTCGCGGTGGACCGTCCGGTCCTCGATATCGTCCTCGAACGCCGCCAGCTCCTCGCGGAGCCGCTCGACCTCGGCTTCGAGGTCCTCCCCGTCGTCCGCTTCCTCGTCGTCCGCGCCGGGAGCCGTGTCAGGGTCGTCAGCCGATGGTCCACCGGTCGCGGCCGTGTCGTCCTCCTCGGTCATCGGTCGGGTCGTCCGTAACTGTCGACCGCCCGGGTGTTGTACTTGCCGGTCCGCCCGGTCGGCGTACCCGGTCCTGACGGCGTTGACCACCGCACCGAGCATGAGCAGTATCGCGCCGACGTACAGCCACGTCACCAGCAGCAGGACGCCGCCGAGGACGCCGTAGGCGGCGTACGCGTCGGCGCTGGCGGCGTACACGCGGAACCCGGTGCCGAGCACCGTCCACCCGGTCGCAGCGAGGACGGCCCCCGGCAGGGCGTCCCGGAGCGACAGCGGTACGTTCGGGAACACGTAGTACAGCGGGAGGAAGACGACGACGAGCGTGAGAAAGCCCGCCAGCGACGCCAGCTCGCCCGCGAACGGGCCGCCGAGGACGGCGACCGCCGCGGCGACGCCGGCGACCGCGGCTCCGCCCGCGCCGACCGCGAACAGGACGACCGCGCCGTCGCGCAGTTCGGTGACCAGCGTCCCCTCGTCGGTCGTGCCGAACACCTGCGAGAACGCGCTGTCGAGGCCGCGGAACACCTTCAGACCGCCCCACAGCAGCCCGCCGACGCCGACGAGCGTCGCGCCGCCCCGGCCGGCGTCGGCCGTCAGCGCGTCCCGGATCAGGTCCGCCCCGGTCGGCGTGAGGAGCTGGTCGGCGGTAGCGACGACCGCATCGGCAAGCGCGTCGCCGCCCAGCACGCTCGCCACGACCAGCGCGAGCAACAGCAGCGGCACCAGCGAGACGAAGGCGTAGTACGCGATGCCGGCTGCCAGGAACGTGACCTGTCGCTCCCGCACGACGGCGACGACGCTCCGCACGAATCCGACGGCTCCAGTGACGCTCCGGCGCACGACGGACCCTTCGCCGGCCGGACACTAATGGCTCGCGCTCCCGACGGG
The genomic region above belongs to Halostella salina and contains:
- a CDS encoding phosphatase PAP2 family protein, whose translation is MSRGGAAVDALRELLPESVAAAFALVTQLGDIWLYVLILSLLYWYWDRDRAARIVGVALGAVALTLALKHAFALPRPPVAPPALPAAVPAAFEPVYAETVSAESYGFPSGHAVGSAAVWGALALWTDVGTRRQRFAAAGGLVVVISLSRLVLGVHYLVDVVAGVAVGAAYLAGIAAAVDRVEDGPALAFGAATVAGVVAVAVSGGATDPLAAFGAAAGALAAWHLVAVPAEPWPRSTVGVGYALVTAAVLGAVAALWLVVPLPRVAVVAVAALGVGGIIVAPGAVVRTKKA
- a CDS encoding YihY/virulence factor BrkB family protein codes for the protein MRRSVTGAVGFVRSVVAVVRERQVTFLAAGIAYYAFVSLVPLLLLALVVASVLGGDALADAVVATADQLLTPTGADLIRDALTADAGRGGATLVGVGGLLWGGLKVFRGLDSAFSQVFGTTDEGTLVTELRDGAVVLFAVGAGGAAVAGVAAAVAVLGGPFAGELASLAGFLTLVVVFLPLYYVFPNVPLSLRDALPGAVLAATGWTVLGTGFRVYAASADAYAAYGVLGGVLLLVTWLYVGAILLMLGAVVNAVRTGYADRADRQVQHPGGRQLRTTRPMTEEDDTAATGGPSADDPDTAPGADDEEADDGEDLEAEVERLREELAAFEDDIEDRTVHREEIEHDLKRYVRRRVRRGHARGWGPYLVLLYGTAMTIGAFYLLSGGWAILAMLVVWLSTLGLYVLMMLVGAGLSVLGLPGRLRNAVGDWRS